One window of the Candidatus Hinthialibacter antarcticus genome contains the following:
- a CDS encoding formylglycine-generating enzyme family protein, whose amino-acid sequence MNSIYRAIWVLGALLILTSAPLAQQTITVEIPGLADGAIQLELVRIPAGTFIMGTSLDAKERWPEEFPPHQVTISKDFYLGKYEVTQAQWRAVHGGTPSRYDYPLDENHPVESISIRNIEEFFEDLVDDGIGQFRLPTEAEWEYACRAGTTTPYFWGDTSKPISSYAWYYSNAGGRHHPVGQKLPNPWGLYDMTGNAFEFCADYWREGFEREPQVDPFVERDTRYRVIKGGGYKNNAHRTRPAWRYLTEETRRNFNFGFRVAMDIENVPVTQTRVSDWSIH is encoded by the coding sequence ATGAATTCCATTTACCGCGCCATTTGGGTTTTGGGGGCGCTTTTAATCTTGACTTCGGCGCCGCTTGCGCAACAAACAATTACGGTCGAAATTCCCGGCCTGGCCGATGGCGCCATCCAACTGGAATTGGTGCGCATCCCCGCAGGGACGTTCATCATGGGAACGTCATTAGACGCCAAAGAACGCTGGCCGGAAGAATTTCCGCCCCACCAGGTCACAATTTCAAAAGATTTTTATCTCGGCAAATACGAAGTGACGCAGGCGCAATGGCGCGCCGTGCATGGCGGGACGCCCTCTCGCTATGACTACCCTCTTGATGAGAACCACCCCGTCGAATCAATTTCGATCCGTAACATTGAAGAATTCTTTGAAGACCTCGTTGACGACGGCATCGGACAATTTCGTCTGCCGACCGAAGCCGAGTGGGAATACGCCTGCCGCGCTGGAACGACCACACCGTATTTCTGGGGGGACACCAGCAAGCCCATCAGCTCGTACGCCTGGTATTATTCCAACGCGGGCGGACGCCATCATCCCGTCGGACAAAAATTGCCCAACCCTTGGGGACTGTATGATATGACGGGCAACGCATTCGAGTTTTGCGCGGACTACTGGCGCGAGGGCTTTGAACGCGAGCCTCAAGTCGACCCGTTCGTTGAGCGCGATACCCGCTACCGCGTCATCAAAGGCGGCGGTTACAAAAACAACGCCCACCGTACGCGCCCTGCATGGCGCTATTTAACAGAAGAGACCCGGCGTAATTTTAATTTTGGATTTCGCGTTGCGATGGATATTGAAAATGTTCCTGTGACGCAAACGCGCGTATCAGACTGGTCGATTCACTAA
- a CDS encoding CotH kinase family protein has translation MITAIVTQAQIYINEIHYNPPEDGLQEFIELYNPTSRSIRLDGYVFTEGILYEFPRRAIIPANNYFVLARDPNHSAFRNVSALAGPYIGKLADSGERILLRDANGEIVDEFKYSDAAPWPIGPDGYGSSLEKISPELPSDDYKNWRTSLSSSGTPGAQNSVFGESPDLYLNQTSHSPQHPTSNDFVTITSEFDGASIISSVKLYLQTFNTRRSGGSAASTYAMERQSVNGDVATYSVRVPPQDSQRLVRYKFEMKTNTGGTVYWPHRSAARPYESYFVYDNEIETLLPLFWVYYSILMDLPESQGDQFGGGVFKPLDGPPQVYDGASVYDSRNGKKIKFLKGQEFEGNRTLNILPESPPAGTTSGPQTPHVEQVSYKIFESFGLMVPGAEWYRAIQFERHEQILLIQQPNENFLELNDRNRDANIYKVAYNVPNGIQKQTNLDEDQSDLNELNQAIRVSGAVQREEGLRKFLDVENVMNYSVAGCLMSNWDGFFNNMFLYHAPAPANKWECIPWDCDKTFGYTEPGVPMFVEMPVDFPLNGFSPRNGRPEGYISGPFHRHEPFHEEYKRRVRREMTRRFSTERVQELCDQYEQLLLTDLALEEQYTGSKDNLRRSQIVESYDTIMEFTERRLDFLDGVLPVSVDDWALMD, from the coding sequence ATGATTACCGCCATCGTTACCCAGGCGCAGATTTACATTAACGAAATTCACTACAACCCGCCAGAAGACGGGCTGCAAGAGTTTATCGAACTCTATAACCCAACAAGTAGAAGCATCCGGTTAGACGGTTATGTTTTTACGGAAGGCATTTTGTATGAATTTCCGCGTCGGGCTATTATTCCTGCAAATAACTATTTTGTTCTAGCGCGAGACCCCAACCATTCAGCGTTTCGCAACGTGAGCGCATTGGCGGGGCCGTATATCGGTAAACTCGCTGATAGCGGCGAACGCATTCTATTAAGAGATGCGAACGGAGAAATCGTCGATGAATTCAAATATAGCGACGCCGCGCCGTGGCCGATTGGCCCGGACGGCTATGGTTCCTCACTAGAGAAAATTTCGCCCGAATTGCCGTCAGACGATTATAAAAATTGGCGTACGTCTCTCAGCTCGAGTGGAACGCCGGGCGCGCAGAATTCGGTCTTCGGCGAGTCGCCGGATTTATACCTCAACCAAACAAGCCATTCGCCGCAGCATCCAACCTCGAATGATTTTGTGACGATTACCTCGGAATTCGACGGCGCATCAATCATTTCAAGCGTGAAACTCTATCTGCAAACCTTTAATACGCGTCGTTCCGGCGGCAGCGCTGCTTCCACCTACGCGATGGAGAGGCAATCGGTCAACGGCGATGTTGCGACCTATTCTGTAAGGGTTCCTCCTCAAGATTCGCAGCGACTGGTTCGGTATAAATTTGAAATGAAGACCAACACGGGCGGCACGGTCTATTGGCCGCACCGCTCTGCTGCGCGTCCGTATGAATCCTATTTTGTGTATGACAATGAAATCGAAACCTTGCTCCCGCTGTTTTGGGTTTATTACAGCATCCTGATGGATTTGCCGGAGTCGCAAGGCGATCAATTTGGCGGCGGCGTATTCAAGCCTTTAGACGGTCCGCCGCAGGTGTATGACGGCGCAAGCGTTTATGATTCGCGCAATGGCAAAAAGATCAAATTTCTAAAAGGGCAGGAATTTGAAGGCAACCGGACATTGAATATCCTGCCCGAAAGCCCTCCCGCCGGGACGACCTCGGGGCCGCAAACCCCGCACGTGGAGCAAGTCAGTTACAAAATTTTTGAGAGTTTCGGTTTGATGGTTCCCGGGGCGGAGTGGTATCGGGCCATTCAATTTGAACGCCATGAACAAATCTTGCTCATTCAGCAGCCGAATGAAAATTTTCTTGAACTCAATGACCGCAACCGCGACGCCAACATCTATAAGGTCGCTTACAATGTCCCCAATGGAATTCAAAAACAAACCAACCTTGATGAAGACCAATCCGACCTGAACGAACTCAATCAAGCCATTCGCGTTTCCGGCGCTGTGCAGAGAGAAGAAGGCTTACGTAAGTTTCTTGATGTTGAAAACGTGATGAATTATTCCGTCGCAGGCTGCTTAATGAGCAATTGGGACGGCTTCTTCAACAACATGTTCTTGTATCATGCGCCTGCGCCCGCTAACAAATGGGAGTGCATCCCCTGGGATTGCGATAAGACGTTTGGCTATACCGAACCTGGCGTTCCGATGTTCGTCGAGATGCCGGTTGATTTTCCCTTGAATGGATTCTCTCCCCGGAATGGACGACCGGAAGGCTATATTTCAGGGCCGTTCCATCGCCATGAGCCTTTTCATGAAGAATACAAACGCCGCGTGCGGCGCGAGATGACACGGCGCTTTTCAACGGAGCGCGTTCAGGAACTCTGCGATCAATATGAGCAACTGCTGTTGACGGACCTTGCGCTTGAAGAGCAATACACCGGTTCGAAAGACAATCTTCGCCGCTCTCAGATCGTAGAATCGTATGACACCATCATGGAATTTACCGAACGCCGTCTTGATTTTCTTGATGGCGTATTGCCTGTCTCTGTTGATGATTGGGCGTTGATGGATTAA
- a CDS encoding ATP-binding cassette domain-containing protein — MSCLIEISDLQYCYPDGRRALQGVNLHIKHGQRVGLIGPNGAGKTTLFHVLAGVIDRFDGSVSVARCNLNTPEGRKQVHRKLGIVFQQTDDQVFHASVEDDIAFGPLNLGLSIEETQARVDGAMKQVGLDESFKPRLPFHLSGGEKRRVAIAGILAMQPEVLLLDEPSSDLDPRGRRELVKILNALPVTRIISSHNLDLICETCERVVLLDEGTVQASGPTEEILMDRTLMEKHGLETPGFLVNRPV; from the coding sequence TTGAGTTGTTTGATTGAGATTTCAGATTTGCAATATTGCTATCCCGACGGACGCCGGGCGCTGCAAGGCGTAAATCTGCACATTAAACATGGACAGCGGGTCGGATTGATCGGCCCCAATGGAGCCGGGAAGACGACTCTCTTTCATGTTCTTGCAGGTGTGATCGACCGTTTTGATGGAAGCGTTTCCGTGGCGAGGTGCAATTTGAATACGCCGGAGGGGCGCAAGCAGGTGCATAGGAAATTAGGCATCGTATTTCAACAGACCGACGACCAGGTGTTTCACGCTAGCGTTGAAGATGACATTGCGTTCGGGCCACTGAATTTGGGCTTATCCATCGAGGAGACCCAAGCGCGCGTTGATGGCGCCATGAAACAGGTCGGGTTGGATGAGTCGTTTAAGCCGAGGCTTCCATTTCATTTATCGGGTGGAGAAAAACGGCGCGTCGCGATAGCGGGCATCCTCGCCATGCAGCCTGAGGTCTTATTGCTTGACGAGCCATCAAGCGATCTCGATCCGCGCGGGCGCCGCGAGTTGGTTAAAATTCTCAACGCGCTGCCCGTGACCCGGATCATCTCCAGCCACAATCTCGACTTGATTTGTGAAACGTGTGAGCGCGTGGTTCTGCTTGACGAAGGAACCGTACAAGCCTCCGGCCCGACGGAAGAGATTTTAATGGACCGAACCTTGATGGAAAAACACGGGCTTGAAACGCCCGGCTTCTTAGTGAATCGACCAGTCTGA
- a CDS encoding RuBisCO large subunit C-terminal-like domain-containing protein, translating to MSDGLKVHYRLTCDAAEVDQISKDIAYEQTVEVPEQLVPEELREQVVGKVRSTKPAEGCDGAFDSIIEYPIDHTGYQWPQFLNLIYGNISLKKNIRINHIEFPQAFLDRVKGPNHGIEGIRKRLGVYGRPLLSTALKPYGSSPETFADMTRAFALGGGDMIKDDHNLHESSLEDFKRRVSLCHQATLDAEKQTGRPTLYCPNVMAPVEELDGMMTFLSQEGIFSILICPFTIGLDTFRYLVENYPLCYLAHPSFTGTHFFDDRHGIAHGVFLGTLFRLLGADVSIFPNYGGRFSFSQQDCHDICDRLREPMGPIKSAFPSPAGGMKFDNIATMGHEYGEETLFLIGGALISHSDDLTQSTKAFMDEVRKNFDERLEEPDAGFASACELPSASKANVKTLLKFAEGFQWQGRESEAYKDSSSELPFKNVSRCELIGKSGEKTAFDLRYFEIAPGGFSSMEKHNHTHTVICVRGSGVLKLQDKEMVLNNMDVAYIEPMQVHQLCNTADEPFGFFCIVDHERDRPVQP from the coding sequence ATGTCTGATGGCCTGAAAGTACACTACCGTTTAACTTGTGATGCGGCTGAAGTCGATCAAATCAGTAAAGACATTGCCTATGAACAAACGGTCGAGGTTCCAGAGCAGCTGGTTCCAGAAGAATTGCGTGAACAGGTGGTTGGGAAGGTTCGTTCTACTAAACCTGCCGAAGGTTGTGATGGCGCGTTTGATTCCATCATTGAATATCCCATTGACCATACGGGCTATCAGTGGCCGCAGTTTTTGAACCTGATTTATGGAAACATCTCACTCAAAAAAAATATTCGCATTAACCATATCGAATTTCCACAAGCATTTTTAGACCGGGTCAAAGGCCCGAACCACGGCATCGAAGGTATCCGCAAGCGCTTGGGCGTGTATGGACGCCCCTTGTTATCGACAGCGTTGAAGCCTTATGGCTCGTCGCCGGAAACTTTCGCAGACATGACCCGCGCCTTCGCGCTGGGCGGCGGCGACATGATTAAAGACGACCACAATTTGCATGAGAGTTCGCTTGAAGACTTTAAGCGCCGCGTCAGCCTTTGCCACCAGGCCACCTTGGATGCGGAAAAACAAACCGGTCGCCCGACGCTGTATTGCCCAAACGTAATGGCGCCCGTCGAAGAACTCGACGGCATGATGACCTTCCTCAGTCAAGAAGGCATTTTTTCAATTTTGATTTGCCCCTTCACGATTGGGCTTGATACGTTTCGCTATCTGGTCGAGAACTATCCGCTTTGTTATCTGGCGCATCCCAGTTTTACGGGGACGCATTTCTTCGACGACCGCCACGGCATCGCGCACGGCGTCTTTCTTGGAACGCTGTTTCGTTTACTGGGCGCGGACGTTTCGATTTTTCCCAATTACGGCGGGCGCTTTTCGTTCTCTCAACAGGATTGCCACGATATCTGCGACCGTCTGCGCGAACCGATGGGGCCTATCAAAAGCGCGTTTCCATCGCCTGCTGGCGGCATGAAATTCGATAACATCGCTACGATGGGGCATGAATACGGCGAAGAGACCTTGTTCCTCATCGGCGGCGCCTTGATTAGCCATTCCGACGATTTGACCCAGAGCACCAAGGCCTTTATGGATGAAGTGCGCAAGAACTTCGATGAGCGCCTGGAAGAACCCGACGCAGGTTTTGCTTCGGCTTGTGAATTACCCTCGGCGTCGAAGGCGAATGTCAAGACGTTGTTAAAATTTGCAGAAGGATTTCAGTGGCAGGGCAGGGAGTCGGAAGCGTATAAAGATTCCTCGTCGGAATTGCCTTTCAAGAATGTGTCGCGCTGTGAGTTGATTGGTAAGAGCGGCGAGAAGACGGCGTTCGACCTGCGCTATTTTGAAATCGCGCCCGGTGGATTCAGCAGTATGGAGAAGCACAATCACACACATACAGTCATCTGCGTGCGCGGCAGCGGCGTCTTGAAATTACAAGACAAAGAAATGGTTCTCAACAATATGGACGTCGCCTACATTGAGCCGATGCAGGTGCATCAGTTATGCAACACAGCGGATGAGCCGTTTGGTTTCTTCTGTATCGTCGACCACGAGCGCGACAGGCCCGTGCAACCGTAG
- the cbiQ gene encoding cobalt ECF transporter T component CbiQ, with protein MNLDIEHCAQLDSTLHRWDARWKFVAFVLIAGVSASVHTLTGACIAFVISLLTLAAAGLPLRILLTRLGAVHIFLLPCFVVLPFTTPGEPLLSGYAMTREGLELAGLLYLRATAIVSFSIALIYTTPMNHLLHAIEALYCPKSLVQITMLTFRYIHTLWMEFLRIRCALSVRAFQNRASIRVYQTWANVIGMTLVRSLERTERVHRAMKCRGYDGRLQRLHSFAAQPMDGIKLVVCLASVAVILYGDFMLGVLN; from the coding sequence TTGAATCTTGATATCGAACATTGCGCTCAACTCGATTCTACGCTGCATCGTTGGGACGCGCGCTGGAAATTTGTCGCGTTTGTCTTGATTGCGGGCGTAAGCGCATCCGTTCATACGCTTACCGGCGCCTGTATCGCGTTTGTCATTTCCTTATTGACGCTCGCGGCGGCGGGGTTGCCGTTGCGGATATTGCTCACCCGCTTGGGCGCAGTCCATATTTTTTTGCTCCCCTGTTTTGTTGTATTACCGTTTACGACGCCGGGAGAACCGTTGTTGTCAGGATACGCCATGACGCGCGAAGGGTTGGAACTTGCCGGGCTGTTGTACCTGCGGGCGACGGCCATCGTTTCGTTTTCAATTGCATTGATCTACACCACCCCGATGAACCACTTGCTGCACGCCATTGAAGCGCTGTATTGTCCAAAGTCGTTGGTACAGATTACCATGTTGACGTTTCGGTATATCCACACATTGTGGATGGAGTTTTTACGCATTCGTTGTGCGCTGTCAGTGCGCGCGTTTCAGAACCGCGCTTCCATACGCGTGTATCAAACCTGGGCGAACGTTATCGGCATGACGCTGGTGCGAAGTCTCGAACGCACTGAGCGCGTCCATCGCGCCATGAAATGTCGCGGGTATGATGGGCGCTTGCAGCGCTTGCATTCATTTGCCGCACAGCCGATGGATGGAATCAAACTGGTCGTCTGTCTCGCGTCAGTTGCGGTGATCCTATATGGTGATTTTATGCTTGGAGTGTTGAATTGA
- a CDS encoding DUF4198 domain-containing protein → MQRILISIILMGAVSVSGWAHFPILLHDTPWARANQTVNFFYVYGHPYEREWVDTEAVSRILAITPTNAKVDITKTLEIESVEIRGEKIKRLVWQFKPTEPGDYLIAIDSEPYVSRNNAAYQDFVKITLHTERQDGWRQRTGQPLEIVPLTRPYGLEAGSVFTGRVMMSDKPIADAEIEVEHYLTEEPDLDALPPDPFITRVVVTDPNGVFHITLPESGWWVVACAVDGIGRHVLDGKSYPLNGLAAMYIYVDESMK, encoded by the coding sequence ATGCAGCGTATATTGATTTCCATCATTCTTATGGGCGCGGTGTCGGTTTCGGGCTGGGCGCATTTCCCGATTTTGCTACACGATACCCCCTGGGCGAGAGCCAACCAAACAGTCAACTTCTTTTATGTGTATGGGCATCCATACGAGCGCGAGTGGGTTGATACGGAAGCGGTTTCGCGAATTTTGGCGATTACGCCGACTAACGCGAAAGTTGATATTACAAAAACATTGGAGATTGAATCAGTAGAAATTCGCGGTGAAAAGATTAAGCGTCTCGTCTGGCAATTCAAACCCACCGAACCTGGCGATTATTTGATCGCCATTGATTCAGAGCCGTATGTCTCTCGCAATAACGCCGCCTACCAGGACTTCGTAAAAATTACGTTGCATACCGAACGGCAAGATGGTTGGCGCCAACGCACCGGACAACCGTTAGAAATTGTTCCATTAACACGGCCTTATGGTTTAGAGGCGGGAAGCGTGTTTACCGGACGGGTAATGATGAGCGATAAGCCAATTGCTGATGCGGAAATTGAGGTCGAGCATTATCTGACCGAAGAGCCTGATCTAGACGCATTGCCGCCTGACCCATTCATTACTCGCGTGGTGGTGACCGACCCGAATGGCGTCTTTCATATTACGCTGCCAGAATCGGGCTGGTGGGTGGTTGCCTGTGCGGTTGATGGAATCGGCCGCCATGTTCTAGACGGAAAATCCTATCCATTAAACGGGTTGGCGGCGATGTACATCTATGTGGATGAAAGCATGAAGTAA
- a CDS encoding nitronate monooxygenase, whose protein sequence is MKLPTIIQGGMGVGVSNWNLAKTVSKMGQLGVVSGTALDSVFARRLQHGDPGGHIKRALDHFPVSEIAQRVYDKYFIPCGKAIDQAFKRIPMQSLTPNRLLQEITICANFVEVFLAKEGHDGKVGINYLEKIQMPNLASIYGAMLAGVDYILMGAGIPREIPGVLDKYVNHEAAELKVKIDNSDESVCMRFDPQAIVGKLSESLHRPNFLAIISSATLAITLAKKSTGKVNGFVVEGYDAGGHNAPPRGQLKIDDNGEPIYGEKDEIDLQKIGNLGLPFWLAGSYGSPERIQEALDDGAAGVQLGTPFAFCRESGIEEHVRQQVVEKILNDEVDVLTDAKASPTGFPFKVVQTEGTLSNNELYQQRPRICDLGYLRTPFKSEAGEIGYRCPSEPVEDYVRKEGDPEATKGRKCLCNGLFANIGQSQVQRTGYVEKPLLTSGKDLSVIKQFIKDGETSYSAVDVIRALCPQPQLEPAIA, encoded by the coding sequence ATGAAACTGCCAACGATTATTCAAGGGGGCATGGGCGTCGGCGTCTCCAACTGGAACCTTGCTAAGACTGTTTCGAAGATGGGACAGCTTGGCGTTGTGTCAGGAACGGCGCTTGATTCGGTCTTTGCCCGCCGCTTGCAACATGGCGACCCGGGTGGACATATCAAACGGGCGCTCGATCATTTTCCCGTTTCAGAAATTGCCCAGCGGGTCTACGACAAATATTTTATCCCTTGCGGCAAAGCGATCGATCAGGCGTTCAAACGCATTCCCATGCAATCGTTAACGCCCAACCGGCTTCTGCAAGAAATCACCATCTGCGCCAATTTTGTCGAAGTCTTCCTCGCCAAAGAAGGCCACGACGGAAAAGTCGGCATTAACTACCTAGAAAAAATCCAGATGCCCAACCTCGCCTCCATTTATGGAGCAATGCTTGCGGGCGTTGATTATATATTGATGGGAGCGGGCATCCCGCGTGAGATTCCCGGCGTCTTGGATAAATACGTCAACCATGAAGCGGCGGAACTCAAAGTGAAGATCGACAATTCAGACGAATCGGTCTGTATGCGTTTTGATCCACAAGCCATTGTCGGAAAACTATCCGAGTCTCTCCATCGGCCTAATTTTCTCGCCATCATCTCATCTGCGACGCTCGCGATCACATTAGCCAAAAAATCCACCGGCAAAGTCAACGGCTTTGTGGTTGAAGGCTACGATGCGGGCGGACACAATGCGCCCCCGCGCGGGCAGTTGAAGATTGATGATAACGGCGAACCGATTTATGGCGAGAAAGATGAAATTGATCTGCAAAAAATTGGCAACCTTGGTTTGCCTTTCTGGCTGGCAGGGTCGTATGGCTCGCCAGAGCGTATTCAAGAAGCCTTAGATGACGGCGCTGCCGGAGTCCAACTCGGAACGCCGTTCGCCTTCTGCCGCGAGTCTGGTATCGAAGAACATGTAAGACAACAAGTGGTTGAAAAAATTCTCAATGATGAAGTGGACGTTTTAACCGACGCCAAAGCCTCACCGACAGGGTTCCCGTTTAAAGTCGTACAAACCGAAGGCACCCTCTCAAATAACGAATTGTATCAACAACGCCCACGCATCTGCGACCTCGGCTATTTGCGGACGCCCTTTAAAAGCGAAGCGGGCGAAATCGGCTATCGCTGCCCCTCCGAACCCGTTGAAGATTATGTTCGCAAAGAAGGCGACCCCGAAGCGACCAAGGGGCGTAAGTGCCTCTGTAACGGGCTGTTCGCCAACATCGGGCAAAGCCAAGTGCAGCGCACAGGCTATGTAGAAAAGCCCTTGCTCACATCAGGCAAAGATTTATCTGTCATCAAACAGTTCATCAAAGACGGCGAAACTTCCTATTCAGCCGTTGATGTGATTCGCGCTCTATGCCCGCAACCTCAACTAGAGCCCGCTATCGCATAA